One segment of Theobroma cacao cultivar B97-61/B2 chromosome 9, Criollo_cocoa_genome_V2, whole genome shotgun sequence DNA contains the following:
- the LOC18587915 gene encoding uncharacterized protein LOC18587915 isoform X1: MVEVDEVENLEFKWGKKRGLGGGKKDVQFYESFTYDGLEYTLYDNVFIRKEGDPKPYLGKLIEIWENPDTSKEVKVLWFFRPCEISNFLVVKLTHSNEIFLASGEGVGLADINPLEAISGKCNIVCVSKDSRNPEHSNEELQMADFVFYRTFHVGHWIISDKIGDKIAGIDVKFFFNRVGSQKPCSVCNLGIDNTHARENAMATNERDILCKLNSSDDQFPEDDEQEGQKPVVGEKLAANDRQENVFVCKTASPKVEENSDVNVRSVKPNFSLGEKPVSVVATESIELTNINDRQENTSGEKIDLSCNVKENADLKVLLVKQESTSSEKIGRVGKSFVNQVKVDENFKSTKDSGEVDQRSQKKAKLDSTVKVSNDKNTNKDSGEVHERPQKKAKLDSTVKVFTDKNMNKDSGEVDEGPHKKSKLASAVKVSNDKNMKKDSGEVDERPHKKAKLASAAKVSCEKNMNNVLNPNHDFDGNNSKPSVLNFTASEDKSRRAIDPLGTTGNSSKKVKVDDKFTKPTNGKQSKECPAWPPKDGIKTGDKAVGVTSRPDSDRSKWFAELPWEERMQDAHEHGRLVLFQNLDPCCTSAEVEDIVWSVFKETCRAKVVQRTAYSSPHSAQALAIFKTSEVAEGVVTKLDEGCLLLPNRRPLVASMANPCFPRKQSTFVGHLILDKLKPQREMKEAVSTSHSSQPNTLEYDMAMEWCLLVERSDQFWKRLYKRQGEELEKLKAKFTSK; the protein is encoded by the exons ATGGTAGAAGTTGATGAAGTCGAGAATCTTGAATTTAAGTGGGGTAAAAAAAGAGGACTTGGTGGCGGAAAGAAAGATGTTCAGTTTTATGAATCTTTTACTTATGATGGTCTCGAGTACACCCTTTATGACAATGTTTTTATTCGCAAGGAAGGTGACCCAAAGCCTTATCTCGGCAAACTTATAGAAATATGGGAGAATCCTGATACTTCAAAGGAAGTGAAGGTTTTATGGTTTTTCCGACCTTGTGAGATCTCAAATTTTCTTGTGGTTAAATTGACTCATTCCAATGAAATATTTTTGGCGTCTGGTGAAGGAGTAGGCCTTGCCGACATTAATCCCTTg GAAGCAATTTCTGGAAAATGCAATATAGTTTGCGTTTCAAAGGATAGCAGAAACCCAGAACACTCAAATGAAGAGCTCCAAATGGCTGACTTTGTGTTTTACCGTACTTTTCATGTTGGGCATTGGATTATCTCGGATAAGATAGGCGATAAAATTGCTGGAATTGATG ttaaatttttctttaaccGAGTGGGCTCTCAGAAGCCCTGTTCTGTTTGTAACCTTGGTATAGACAATACACATGCTAGGGAGAATGCTATGGCAACAAATGAAAGGGATATTTTGTGTAAGCTAAATTCATCTGATGATCAATTTCCTGAAGATGATGAACAAGAGGGACAAAAACCTGTGGTTGGAGAGAAGCTAGCTGCCAATGATAGACAAGAGAATGTCTTTGTTTGTAAAACTGCTTCTCCTAAAGTTGAAGAAAATTCAGATGTAAACGTGCGATCAGTTAAACCAAATTTCTCCCTGGGAGAGAAGCCTGTTTCTGTTGTAGCTACAGAGTCAATTGAACTGACCAACATCAATGATAGACAGGAAAATACTTCTGGTGAGAAGATAGATTTGAGCTGTAATGTTAAAGAAAATGCAGACTTAAAAGTGTTGTTAGTTAAACAGGAAAGCACTTCTAGTGAGAAGATAGGTAGGGTTGGTAAGTCTTTTGTCAATCAAGTCAAAGTTGATGAAAACTTTAAATCAACTAAGGATTCAGGTGAGGTAGATCAGAGGTCACAGAAGAAAGCAAAGCTTGATAGTACTGTGAAAGTGTCCAATGACAAGAACACGAATAAGGATTCAGGTGAGGTACATGAGAGGCCACAGAAGAAAGCAAAGCTTGATAGTACTGTGAAAGTGTTCACTGACAAGAACATGAATAAAGATTCAGGTGAGGTAGATGAGGGGCCACATAAGAAATCAAAGCTTGCTAGTGCTGTGAAAGTGTCCAATGACAAGAACATGAAAAAAGATTCAGGTGAGGTAGATGAGAGGCCACATAAGAAAGCAAAGCTTGCTAGTGCTGCAAAAGTGTCCTGTGAGAAGAACATGAATAATGTGCTTAACCCAAACCATGATTTTGATGGCAATAATTCAAAGCCCtcagtgctaaatttcactGCTTCTGAAGATAAATCAAGACGTGCTATAGATCCTCTTGGGACAACTGGAAACTCTTCCAAGAAGGTGAAGGTTGATGATAAATTCACAAAACCTACTAATGGCAAGCAGTCCAAAGAATGTCCTGCATGGCCTCCAAAGGATGGCATCAAAACTGGTGATAAAGCAGTGGGAGTTACCAGTAGGCCTGATTCT GATAGGAGCAAATGGTTTGCAGAACTT CCTTGGGAAGAAAGAATGCAGGATGCACATGAGCATGGAAGACTTGTCCTGTTTCAAAATTTGGATCCATGTTGCACTTCGGCAGAAGTGGAG gATATTGTTTGGAGTGTCTTCAAGGAAACTTGCAGAGCAAAGGTGGTGCAGCGGACTGCATACTCTAGCCCCCATTCTG CTCAAGCTTTGGCTATATTCAAAACAAGTGAAGTAGCAGAGGGGGTTGTTACAAAATTGGATGAGGGATGCTTGCTGCTACCGAATCGGAG GCCACTTGTTGCCAGCATGGCAAATCCTTGCTTTCCCAGGAAGCAATCAACATTTGTAGGCCATCTCATTCTTGATAAACTCAAACCCCAACGGGAGATG AAAGAAGCAGTATCTACTTCACATTCTTCCCAGCCTAACACACTTGAATATGATATGGCAATGGAATGGTGCTTGCTTGTAGAAAGATCAGATCAGTTCTGGAAAAGATTATATAAG cGACAAGGGGAAGAGCTGGAAAAACTGAAAGCTAAATTTACGTCCAAATGA
- the LOC18587915 gene encoding uncharacterized protein LOC18587915 isoform X2: protein MVEVDEVENLEFKWGKKRGLGGGKKDVQFYESFTYDGLEYTLYDNVFIRKEGDPKPYLGKLIEIWENPDTSKEVKVLWFFRPCEISNFLVVKLTHSNEIFLASGEGVGLADINPLEAISGKCNIVCVSKDSRNPEHSNEELQMADFVFYRTFHVGHWIISDKIGDKIAGIDVKFFFNRVGSQKPCSVCNLGIDNTHARENAMATNERDILCKLNSSDDQFPEDDEQEGQKPVVGEKLAANDRQENVFVCKTASPKVEENSDVNVRSVKPNFSLGEKPVSVVATESIELTNINDRQENTSGEKIDLSCNVKENADLKVLLVKQESTSSEKIGRVGKSFVNQVKVDENFKSTKDSGEVDQRSQKKAKLDSTVKVSNDKNTNKDSGEVHERPQKKAKLDSTVKVFTDKNMNKDSGEVDEGPHKKSKLASAVKVSNDKNMKKDSGEVDERPHKKAKLASAAKVSCEKNMNNVLNPNHDFDGNNSKPSVLNFTASEDKSRRAIDPLGTTGNSSKKVKVDDKFTKPTNGKQSKECPAWPPKDGIKTGDKAVGVTSRPDSDRSKWFAELPWEERMQDAHEHGRLVLFQNLDPCCTSAEVEDIVWSVFKETCRAKVVQRTAYSSPHSAQALAIFKTSEVAEGVVTKLDEGCLLLPNRRPLVASMANPCFPRKQSTFVGHLILDKLKPQREMKEAVSTSHSSQPNTLEYDMAMEWCLLVERSDQFWKRLYKGKSWKN from the exons ATGGTAGAAGTTGATGAAGTCGAGAATCTTGAATTTAAGTGGGGTAAAAAAAGAGGACTTGGTGGCGGAAAGAAAGATGTTCAGTTTTATGAATCTTTTACTTATGATGGTCTCGAGTACACCCTTTATGACAATGTTTTTATTCGCAAGGAAGGTGACCCAAAGCCTTATCTCGGCAAACTTATAGAAATATGGGAGAATCCTGATACTTCAAAGGAAGTGAAGGTTTTATGGTTTTTCCGACCTTGTGAGATCTCAAATTTTCTTGTGGTTAAATTGACTCATTCCAATGAAATATTTTTGGCGTCTGGTGAAGGAGTAGGCCTTGCCGACATTAATCCCTTg GAAGCAATTTCTGGAAAATGCAATATAGTTTGCGTTTCAAAGGATAGCAGAAACCCAGAACACTCAAATGAAGAGCTCCAAATGGCTGACTTTGTGTTTTACCGTACTTTTCATGTTGGGCATTGGATTATCTCGGATAAGATAGGCGATAAAATTGCTGGAATTGATG ttaaatttttctttaaccGAGTGGGCTCTCAGAAGCCCTGTTCTGTTTGTAACCTTGGTATAGACAATACACATGCTAGGGAGAATGCTATGGCAACAAATGAAAGGGATATTTTGTGTAAGCTAAATTCATCTGATGATCAATTTCCTGAAGATGATGAACAAGAGGGACAAAAACCTGTGGTTGGAGAGAAGCTAGCTGCCAATGATAGACAAGAGAATGTCTTTGTTTGTAAAACTGCTTCTCCTAAAGTTGAAGAAAATTCAGATGTAAACGTGCGATCAGTTAAACCAAATTTCTCCCTGGGAGAGAAGCCTGTTTCTGTTGTAGCTACAGAGTCAATTGAACTGACCAACATCAATGATAGACAGGAAAATACTTCTGGTGAGAAGATAGATTTGAGCTGTAATGTTAAAGAAAATGCAGACTTAAAAGTGTTGTTAGTTAAACAGGAAAGCACTTCTAGTGAGAAGATAGGTAGGGTTGGTAAGTCTTTTGTCAATCAAGTCAAAGTTGATGAAAACTTTAAATCAACTAAGGATTCAGGTGAGGTAGATCAGAGGTCACAGAAGAAAGCAAAGCTTGATAGTACTGTGAAAGTGTCCAATGACAAGAACACGAATAAGGATTCAGGTGAGGTACATGAGAGGCCACAGAAGAAAGCAAAGCTTGATAGTACTGTGAAAGTGTTCACTGACAAGAACATGAATAAAGATTCAGGTGAGGTAGATGAGGGGCCACATAAGAAATCAAAGCTTGCTAGTGCTGTGAAAGTGTCCAATGACAAGAACATGAAAAAAGATTCAGGTGAGGTAGATGAGAGGCCACATAAGAAAGCAAAGCTTGCTAGTGCTGCAAAAGTGTCCTGTGAGAAGAACATGAATAATGTGCTTAACCCAAACCATGATTTTGATGGCAATAATTCAAAGCCCtcagtgctaaatttcactGCTTCTGAAGATAAATCAAGACGTGCTATAGATCCTCTTGGGACAACTGGAAACTCTTCCAAGAAGGTGAAGGTTGATGATAAATTCACAAAACCTACTAATGGCAAGCAGTCCAAAGAATGTCCTGCATGGCCTCCAAAGGATGGCATCAAAACTGGTGATAAAGCAGTGGGAGTTACCAGTAGGCCTGATTCT GATAGGAGCAAATGGTTTGCAGAACTT CCTTGGGAAGAAAGAATGCAGGATGCACATGAGCATGGAAGACTTGTCCTGTTTCAAAATTTGGATCCATGTTGCACTTCGGCAGAAGTGGAG gATATTGTTTGGAGTGTCTTCAAGGAAACTTGCAGAGCAAAGGTGGTGCAGCGGACTGCATACTCTAGCCCCCATTCTG CTCAAGCTTTGGCTATATTCAAAACAAGTGAAGTAGCAGAGGGGGTTGTTACAAAATTGGATGAGGGATGCTTGCTGCTACCGAATCGGAG GCCACTTGTTGCCAGCATGGCAAATCCTTGCTTTCCCAGGAAGCAATCAACATTTGTAGGCCATCTCATTCTTGATAAACTCAAACCCCAACGGGAGATG AAAGAAGCAGTATCTACTTCACATTCTTCCCAGCCTAACACACTTGAATATGATATGGCAATGGAATGGTGCTTGCTTGTAGAAAGATCAGATCAGTTCTGGAAAAGATTATATAAG GGGAAGAGCTGGAAAAACTGA